The region CCAACTTCCAGCCTTGtttctgaaacacaaaaaaaacttgaacAAGAACCCTCGTCGACGGACATCCTCTAGGCTCGTCTGCGGGGGCCTCAGCTCGAGCTAGACGCTGATGCTGCCTGGAGGCGAGGCCAAAACAACCCTTCAGATTCTTCCATTTAGTCATTACCATTTCCTTTCATACAAATGCTGTCTGTTTGGGAGTGAATATAACGCGCACTGACAGACTTTTATCCTACAGAAAGTAGTGTTCTGAACCGCCCATCTTTAGaacttcaaacaaaaaaaagaattgcaTCTGAGTTTTGACTGTGCAGCTTTCCACTCCTTTCTTTCATGTCTGCACCTTACAGGAATGGAGTGATTTCCTTCAGTTCTCCGGATAAAGAGAGCGCAGGTCACATGTCAAGCTGTCAGTGTGATAACGGGAAGCCGAAGCAGATTTTCTATTataattttttgaatatttatgatATAATTCAGCAGGATTTCTCTCTTAATAATTGGAGTCCCGTTTttgctgaaaaaacaaaatttgcATTACAAATCACAAAATGAAAGAGTCCTGGAACATGATGATAATGTTGACGTTGAAGGTGccgtgtgggtttttttttaacagatgtttacattcagtgtttctcaccaaaaaGCATTGTGTGCATCATATAATTAgtctgccaattattttcttgattaatcattaTGTCTAGTGTAAGACAATAGGGAAGAAGTCCAaaccccaaagatattcagtttacatgATATCACacaaaatcctcacatttgagaagatgAAGTCAGagaatatttgtcatttttggttGATAATGAAATCATTTATCAGTTGTCAAAATAGTTGTGGcttcattttctgttcatcGTTTAATTGGTCAATTAATCTTTCAGTTCTAGTGTATCTTCAGGACCtaacaaattatattaaatgCAAATCCTTCTTCAAGGGTGTTTCCCAAAGAACTTTTAGCAAAAGGTCCACATCTTGTGGCCTTCATCGGCGGATAGAGTTTGCTAATGGATTTCCAAGCTCAATTTTTGAAAgcgattttttaaaaatccaaaccTGGCACTCTCAAGAAACCCTGTGTTATTTCTATCAGTTTTCTGTACATCGGGTATCAGTCTTCCGCTTTCGTTCTTTCTGGTGGTGCCCAGGTTGTTACTAGTACGGGATGATCAGTAAAATAGTGTCAAACCGTCACCAGTGGTTTATCGTGTTGCCTGCATGCTTGTACATGTGCATGCTTCTGTTCGTGCATGTAGAGCAAGAGACCCAAAGGAGGACTGTGACTAAGAGAAGTCAGTTCTTTTACAGAGCTAAACTGTATCACAGTGGATCTGATTTCAGCCTGAAGTTGAACAGTCATCTACAGaataacacacagcagagaagcAGCACGATGCAGAGAGCTGGACAGGAGGAAAACGCAAAAGCAGAGAAGCAAAGTGGGAAGAAAAGCACAGAGGGGACAGGAGGAGGCCAGAGAGTGGCCTTGCTTTACAATAAGGGGATTACGACGCAGCCCGATAATCCTCCCACAATTCAGCAGGACAACGGAGTGAGCTCACATCTCATTCAGCCCTCCAAGTCTCATCCTTAAAATGAGGCTAATTAACAGCTAATCCTGACCGCTGCCAAAATTACCACTGTTTTTGAAGACAGGGTGTGAGAGGGACAGTATTAAGAGAACGGAAAAGAGAAATCTTCTtcagttttgttctgtttttaaacttCAGGAATTCAATttctatatataataatatatgtacAGGATATAATCTCTCAAATGCTCAAACAAGACACCAAATGGTCTCGGATTGTCTTTGATTTCCACTAATATGATTTGTGCAGCGTTTTCTTAATCACATTTCTGTCCTGTACACACTGATGATCAATTTCAGTGCTAAATATAAACATGGATTTCTTCACATTTCAACAACAGATTTTAGAATCGAGTTATCCAGATTACGGACCAAAAGTGGAGAGTAAAATATAAAGATGTATGAATCACCTCGTGCAGCTACTGAGAGCTGTGAATGGTTTCTCTGTTAGCACACTTTTACTGCCCTGCCTTTCCCAGATCCAATTTCACAACCTGACTCCTTTTAGTAAACAAACTGAGACCAGTCGGTTTCTACACTTAGGAAGGCAGAGCCTAAATTTAGGGAGATATATTTTGGTATACTTGGTAACAAGATGTCTTTGtgcaactttctttttttttttttgcagaataaTGATGAGCATCATTTGTTCCGACAGTGTCCCAATTTCTGGAGGATCTAAAAAAGCTGTTCTTCAGGTCAGGATTTGGGTGGCTTTGTGAGAAAAATcactgagcagagcagcatgcATTATAATTCTACCTGATGAGATTAAGTTGTTGTACAGCCAAGCGTCTGGTGCATGAATGTTAAATGAAATTAGAGAAACTTGTTAAGGTGAAAGTGAAAACCAATAGAGAAAAACTGCTATTCAAGCATGTGAAAAACAATGTGGAGAAATTTTGATctgaacatgaaataaaaacaaccagTGATACAGTGAATGAGAGATTGGGTGGGTGAGTTAATgagtttaaatgataaaaataaatcaaccaaAACCATAATTGATAAAAAGACCCCCTAGAGTGATTCTCAGACATGGTTAAGGTGAtaaaatcgtttttttttttcctcaattgATTTTTAAAGAAGAGAATGAAAACTAGGGGTAAAAACTGATTCAACAGTGACCCACAACCCTCAAGTTGTCACACAGCCAGCCCAAACGACCCCGAAGAACAGAGAGAGCACAGCATACCCGACGAGGAGTCGGAGGATTTTAGAGCAAAAGACCAACCATCAGGGGTCATAGACGCACAGTGAGGTAAGCGCAGCTCCACAGGCTTCAAAAACTTGAGGCCATGAGGTCCACACATCACCAGAGGGCTGAGCAGAGTCTCtcctgtaaacacaaacacagaaagtgaCATAGTTCAGGACGattataaataaacacacacaagaaggtCTCAAATGCAATTTTTCCCCTCTAGTGCTGGTAGACTTGTGCTTTTATATCACTGGGAAGGTCATGTGTTAGTGGCAGAACTAAGATTTGATTCCTCTTAAACTCATCCATGCTACACGTGTACAGATTCATCTGACGCTTTGAACTAGGGCTCAACAATTGTCAATGTCCTAACATCGTTATACCGTCATTTTGTTTGCTTGCCAATAACCGATCAAAGGGTAAGAGAGGCTCACTTGTGGTCCCAGCAGTCACTGTTAGAAAAATAAGACCTGTGTGGCACTTTGCATGTATGTACTATCTCCGCGAATAGATAAGATGCAGCAAGAGAAATGGAGGCTGACTGTAATACAGCCTGTGGCTGATGGCTGGActaaacaaatgcaaattttggtttaacaaaaaaaatctaacttgTCAAAGTGTGCGAAACAGGTGGCGCATCTTGTCTACACAGCAGCCGCGTGTACAGTAGGTTCTGTCCAGTGATAGTTAAGTAACAGCAGAACATAATGTAGCATTATGTATGGCAGATGTTTATTGTTTTAGATGCAGAATTGAGCATTTTAATAACACTGACTTCCCTCACAATGCACATAATGAAGGTTTTGTTAGGTTATTTTAGATCACATATGGTGTACCTCTTAACAATGATTATTAAACTGATCATCTCATAATCAGCAGGGACGTGGCTGACAGTCAATATGATTGTCAGTCAGCAAAATCCTTCTTTAGATTAACATGCATAGCATGCATATCCAATAATTTAGATGTGAATTAAGAAAACCGCCCGGCTTGTCCATCTTTGATAAGTTACCTTTCTCCTTGTCGAGCGGCGGCAGGAtgctgttgtctctgcagaCCTTGAAGTAGATCTCCTGCTCCACACCTTCAGGGATGGCACCCTGAGGGATAATTATGCTGACACCTGTCTCAATGGAGCTCAGGACGCCTCCATTAGAGTTAAAGATACCTCGAGCTGTAGCAACCACTGTGTGgccctcatcttcatcctcatcatcatccaggGCACTGGGGCTGGGAGACAGAGACTTTTACTGTCACACTCTGCTATTCAATGGACTACCTTAGCTTTAATCATGTCTGCTCAGACGGAGTTCGTTACCTCACAGGGATGGCCTTGGGCACAGCGTTGATGTTGTTGTGCTGGTGTTTGGAGCGGTGGTCTGTAGTGCGTGTGAAAGTGTCCAGGCCACTGTCATGGTCTGTGTTCTGGGGCTGCGGGGGTATCTGAGGCTTCACTGGGCTGGAGCTTCGGCCCTGTTCCAAAGCAGTGAAGTGTCACATAGAGTATTTTTCACAATGGCCCTAAAAATCTGATTGATTGCAGGGTGCAGATTAACTTCCAGTAACTGGACATTATAACCTTACATACACTGAATGGGGTATGAATGAGGTAGACAAAAAATACATGCCAGAATAACATATATACTGCAATGTGACTGGATGTAGTAGCACATCCTAGTATTTTTGGCACACTGCATTCGGCATAGTATATAAGGAGACATGCTAAATACAGTTGTAAAATGGATATTGGAATGCAGCCACTGTTTAAATCCTGAAGCCTGAGCGCTGCATGACGCGTGTAACTGTCGTGCAGTTGGCCAGTGAAATTGATCCTAAGGACGTGACTGGATTGTTTTTCCTCAATGaccagatgtgtgtgtcagtaaactgaaattgaattgaaagaaCTGAATCTGACGTGTGAGAACTGAACATGGAAGTATATAGTGAGGATTAAATACAGTTTCAGAGCAACTTAATTCAATTTCATAATATTACattcaagttcaagtttatTGGAATTCTGTtccaaacaaatacatttcaaattatGTGATTCAAATTCAGTTATAATATAATTATCCAAGTTAAGCACCAGCATTTATTTGAACCTCTTTTAAGGGCTGCAGTAAAATGATTGCTGCCCAAAATCTGCTTACCTTAGGAGCAATTTCCGGCTTGTCATTGGGCAGAAGGTTGTGGTTGAACTTTGGACTGTCAAACATGCGTGCAAAAGGCCTGGCAGACGTGGTGTAGGGCTTGGGCGTGTAGCGGTTGTAGCTGGATGCTGGTGGAGGCCCGGTGCTCGCAACTGTTTTTGGAGGCTGTTCACTTGTGCCATTAACTGGAGACTTCTCTGGGAAACTCTTGTGAGGCAGGAAGTTGGTCTGGACAGTGTCCTCTCGGGCAGGTGGCTTAGCTGTGGAAAAGCCATGATGGTCAGCTAAAAAGAGCTCTACATTGTGTGTCAATGAGTTGTAGTGTGCATCTCCTGTCTGCCTTGCAcccctgagtgtgtgtctcatttatgtgcattttgGCTTTCACAACAGGCAGTATTACTCAGTAGACAAAGTACATTGCCACACGGTGTACAGGGGCATCTTTATGTAATTACAACCTTGTACAAGATAAAATCCTTTACCTTCAGGTGCAGGCTTGGGCAGTGTGGCTGGTGGCAGAGAAGGTGTCACCTGTGGAACTGGTTCATATTTTTTCTCCACTGGACTTGGTTTCTCTACTGATTCTGACCTATAGCATAAGACCAAAAACCGTCAATTCAAAATTCACAGTAGCAATGGCAAACATAGAtacaaaaagtaaataaataaaaaaaaaaaaaaaaccacaaaggATGTTAAAGATagtatgagaggaaaaaggcatttcataaaaacatcacCTGGGATAGTTGTGAGTTATTTGTGCTTGTGGCTGTGGCTTGTTTGGACCGGCCTGGAGCTTGTCAAAGTaagacagctgtttcctgtagTAGTCCTCGTCCTCATCAGGGTCATAATGGTTGGAGCGCACAATGTCATCAGCTACCTTGGATTGAGGCTTCTGAGGCCCGGGGGTTCTGGGTTTTTGAGATAAAACATACAAGCAAGTTAACATGCAAGGCAGATATGGTGAAAGCAGAACAGGAGAACAAGAGTTTACAATGGCAAATGGCCAAAATGAAGGTGCTTAAGACAACTGCTCAATGATGTGAAAATTTAAGTGACTAAAACTGAAGTGGCTAACAACACAGTTTCATTCCACTATTACTCTGACAAATCACAGAGAGTGAAGACACAGTAACAACAGAGTAGGCTTACCTAAAGGTCTTCTCTTGATCCAGGTTGCTCAGAGAATTTGCTTTTGGGATTACTCCACCTGCTTTCAAAGGTATCTCAGCTGCCTATaggagcaaaaacaaatttaaacaaTTTTAACTTACTAGTAAGATAAAAAGTCATGAATGCACACATCTAATGTACTAATTTCTCAAGAAGTTGAAAAGCAAATGTACAAGTACACTACTAGCTACTGTAACTGCATAACCTGCCTTAAGTAATATATCTGTAACCAGTTTACCTTGTTTCCAGATGAATCCCCCACATCTCTTGCTCTATCCACAGACACAGAGCGCTTGTTCTCAAACATCTTTACTCTTGTCAGGACTGACTGTGGCCGCATGGCTGGGTCGTCCTCCACTTTCTCAGGGACAGCCTTTGGAGCGTCCGGAGGGGAAGGTGAGGGGGCCTCTGCTTTGGGAGGTGGCGTGGGGCTGGTTTCAGAGTTCACAGGAATGGGGTCATACTGCTGAGGTTTGTAGCTTTTTTGCTGTGGTGCTGGTCCCTGGTTATAGGCAGGCCTCTGGGCAGCGGGGTCTGGGGAGCGAGCAGCTGAGGGGTACGTGCTCAGGTGAGAATCCTGGTCGTATTGCAGGTCCGGCCCTGGAGCAGGAGGCGGAGGATCATCATAACGAACCGGCCCTGGAGGTGTCGGTTTGCCGTAGCGAGGCCGTCCATCGAATCCATGCTGAGGTGGGGGCTCGTCGTAGCGGAGAGGAGGGGTGTACTGGGGGTCAGGGTCGTCGCCGTACGGCAGACGGGGATCGTAGCCCTGCGAGTTGGCAGTAGAGTGCGGCTGGTTGTATGGGTTCCACTGATGCTGGTCGTAGTGAGGCACACTATTCTCGTAGGGCGGGTTAGAGTCATAGTTACGGTACTTTGGTTCTGCGTAACCACCTCCGCTGCTGACTCCGCTGCTGCTTACATCATACCGACTGGGTGGGTGGTCATAATCTCTGTATGGCTGCTCAGGGTGATATCCCTGCTGGGGGTTGTAAGTCACAGGCTTCATGCTGTGACCAATCCTCCCTGTGTTGTCTGTGCTGTATGGATCCTTCAGAAACATCTaccaaacaaatacacaacaaagAAGAAGGTTAACAACTGCACGGGATCCACACAGACTAATATCAAATATTATGATATGAAAAACTGGACATACAAAAATCAgttaaaagaaaaggagaataTTAAAACAAGTGTGTAAAATTAATtgcagaagaggaaaagagaagggAAAGACCTGAAATAGAGAAACTGAGAGGGAGGGGTTACTGGTCAGGTAATATATTAGATTAAACAGAAATCACAGCACAGCCAAACATTCATTGCAGCTTGGAAACATCACAATGTACCACTGGAGGTCGAAattaaacaccaaaataaaattaacaaataacaaagttgctaaaaaaaatacaacaaaacaatgagATGCATTTTCCTTGTCTAGactgacaaaatgtgaaaatgttataTAGAAGAGTTCTTATAGAAGGCCTATCAATAATTTGACTGGTAATTTGGGATTTCTTCACACATTAGATGTGTATTCGCAAAGGAAAATGTCACCCACTGTCTTGTTGCAAAGAGAAAGGCAACTTAAACATCCACAATAATATTTAACATTACAAGCACAAACCCATTGtacaaaaaaacatatttaaaatccTGATATTTGAGAAGTAACCATTAATTTTCCATCCATATCTGGAGAACATTACTATTATGTCATCTTTGTTACTTCGTTTCAACATGCAGGACAAAACATAGATAAAATGGGTGGAAAATTAATGGCTGCTTTTACAAGGGAACGATCCAATCAATCTGCACTGATAAATACAGCACAAACAGATCTACTTCTAGTGGTTAACAGAGAATGAGGCAAACATGTTACAGCCATGCAAAGAGGATAAGCAACAGTGAGAGCTGCAGGACTTCCACTTCTCCTCTACATGTAGGCATGTCAGCGCAGCCATCACCTCCAAGCCCACTGTGGTTTACCAGCATTTGCTCGCACTGTTGCACGTGCACACACGattccgcacacacacacacacacatacagtctcacacacacacacacacacacacacacacacatatctctgTCTCTTCTGGGCAGCACTGTGGTCAGCAGACATGCAGGGcggaaggagagagagagaagcgtGGCAGCAggaggtaggtaggtaggtagacaggcagcagcagcagcagcacaggaggtCAGCCAGGTCAGACCAAGCTGAGCTGGGCCGGGTCACGGAGCGTCCAGTGACGGTCAGGTGGATACCTTTGGTTCTGAACTGGCTGGTCCAGACTGTAGAGGTTCTGGTGTGATGCTCTGAGGGGTTAGCTCAGGTGTGGGCCTCCTAAGTGAGCCAGCCTCTGGGCTCTGGCTTGGCTGGCTGTGGGGAGCTGCAGGAGCCTCGTCAGGGCTCAGACCCCCTACAGTTTCTACAGTAACGTCGACAGCAGGGGGCACTGTCTCAGCCAGGGGCTCAGGCTGCGGGGAGATGCTAGGGACGGCAGCGGCCTCTGCTTTCTGTGAAGTGGTTCAGAAATGTTTAATAACACGCGCTGACACACTACGCTGCAGTACTAACAAGTGCTACTACCTTTACTGCCCCTCTACAATGTTTTTTCCTGACTTGTACCTACAGATTACACGAATCACCCGACTCCACATTTAACAGTAGCTGTCGATCAACCAATGGCATGTGAGAGTTAAGAATTAGCAGCAGGACAAGTTTTCATTGTTAGAGTATactaatttgattttaattctACGGTTACAAtacagttgtttcttttttcccttttatgtTCATTAGCACATCATGAGACGACAAACCTTTAGATTTGGGTAtcacagcagccaatcaggttTTGGTTAATACATTTCACAGGTACACTGGATTAACACTGGTATTTCCAACATGCACATAATACTTTCTTGTGTCGTACCGTCACAGTCCCAATCACAAAAAACAGGTAGGTAGGAAGTGCACATAGGTGAGTACTGGTACAGACTTTTAGACAAACATAAGTTTCTTTTCCCAGTGACATCAGCAACAGTCACACCAATAAGACAGCTTGTGGTAATACAGAGTACAAGAGTAACAGTAAAACTTATAAAGTTTTTctaattttcaaaaataaaaaacacacgCTCACAGACATCAATCAACACATATTGgcaaatagataaaataaatataataaatatagatatatatatatttaaatattatatataatatttatatattgcGATAAATACCTGACCACAAAAGGTTTCACACCCACCGATATTGTTTTGTAACAGTAGATAGACAGAataactgtaaaaataaaaaagtgccTTCAATAGCGCCTCCAGAAAACCCTTCTAACGCACACCACGTCCTCCAGACAACAGGGAAGACGTGCAGCTCTCAGAAACGCTACCTGCTGCGGCACCGGTGCCTTGAATCCAGCTGGGTCGATGCGGTTGAGGGGGTCCGGCTGCACTGTGTGCTGGTAGGCAGCGTAGCCAGGGGGCTCCTGGATGACAGGCGGGTCCTCACGGACAGGCTCAGAAGAGCGGGTGATGGCAGGCTCCGTGGGTGGACCCACATCGTCATTCAGTGTTTCGTCCAGCTCCTGGTCGGTGTAGGCTCCACCCTCTGTGTCCGTGTCCTCATAGTCGGAGGTGTGGCGGCTGTCGGTGCTGTACATGGAGTACTCACTGCCAGGCGCTGACAGGTAGGACAGACGGTCGTCGTGGATGTCCAAGTCATCCTCAGCTGCCCCGTCAGCCTGAGAAACAAAGGGTAAAGTGAGAAAGGGAGTGAGAAATAACCAAGTTCAGTCTACACGGTcttgtgtgcgtgcgtgtgtgtgtgcgtgtgtgtgtgtgtgtgtgtgtgtgtgtgtgtgtgtgtgtgtatgcgtgtgtgtgtgtgtcttaccttGCCCTCTGAAACCCACACCAgctggttctgctgctgctggattaTCTCTTTGAGTGCTCCAAACCAACCATCATTCATGTTGTTCAAGTTAATGGTGGCTAAATACACAAAGAGGGGAAGgcagaagagaataaaaaacaTCTCTCCTATGAAATGACTACTAACAattgttattactgttattatccAGTTAGCAAGTAAAAACATAGAAACTCTTAGACATGAACTCTAACTCTTAACTGCTCTGCTACTTTCACATTATTGGAATCATGTCTGTAAAGGATGCACACtgcagaaaacaacaacttgTCCCGTGTGTTGTAGGTGAGTCCTCTGTCCTATGCAGTAACTACAGCAGAACATCATTACGAGGCTTGATTTTGAGAATACATTTCAGAAATCCAGTGGACAAAGGCAAAGAGGTACAGATGAAGCTTGTTGTGTAAAAACTGTTTGGACTGAAGTTTGTCAAAAATGCACGTGTGTGCTGCAACGATTGCACATGAGGTGAGATCTCTAGGACCTCTCCAACATCTTTATCACCAACAGATGCTCCTAAAGCACGCTGAGAAATGGCCCTGAGGGTGCTCTTGTGTGACGGTCACTGCTGAGCAAGCTTTTGTAAGAAATTTGACAGAACAGGGCCAGGCACAACAAGCCTGCATACTGCAGCACTCAAATGTCAACTGCCTTTGAAATGTGTCTTGGCCCTCTGTAAAATCTCACTTTCTCACACCttggcctcctcctccctccctccctccctccctccctcctaccGGACTCACTGGTGAACAGGTGGTGGTTGTTCTTCCTTAATTTGAGGGCTCTTTCATAGAGCTTCCTGGCACTCTTTCTAGACTCTGGACAGAGGCGGGTTCTCATGTTCTTGACGCCCTGCTTGGTGTCTGGGTTGAGAAACACCACAATCGGATACCACTGAGCATAGTTGAGGCGGTCCACTGCATTAGGGGTGATGTCCAGCACTGCATGCTTGTCCTTCatatacagaaaacaaataaaaacaaaacataaatgtgttGTAAATGATTTTACTTCTGTATAGAAAGCATTTTGCCTCTATTGAAATTTCAGCTAAGGGCTTTTAAACATAATGTGGCCAACACCATGATTTTTGTTTACATATTGTGTGTGGCAAGTCTTGAGCCCTTGTAACGGTCAAATCACCAGTGTGGATTAGTTTCTCAAGTGAATTTGCCACAATAAAATCCACCACACTGCTGACATTCAGGCACCTAATAGCCTTAGAGTGTAGTACACCAGAGGGCAGCAGTGAGCTGCACATATAATTGCAGCTCGCCGCTATCTTCTCATCACCATAACAAATCTGTCAAAAGATGTTTATATCTCTTCCTTTTACctgtatatttaaatatgtgtgcatgtctaGCTTCTCACCCGGTCAATGATCTGTTTAATGGTGTGCAGGCGAATGATGCCGGAGCTTTTCTGGTCGGTTCCAGCATCCCTGGGTTCACTCTCTGTGGAAGGCAAATGAACAGAGTTACTGCATCACATCAACACAAAAGACGGACAACAATAAACACAGGCTGTGCCTCAATTAGACATCCTTGTAGCGTGCAATTGTCGACTCCCATAAATAGAGCTGTTAAATATGGAAAAATAATCTCCGTACAGGAGAGGACAAGTGTACGTTTGTGAAAACAGCTAGACATTAAAGACGAAATGAGGACAGCAGCCAATTCATGCAATAGTCATTAGGTATTTTGGGTGGGTTTAGGGAATTTAAATtcagtgtaaaattactgtgTGCATGCAACTGCATGTAACAGTATAAATTACGGTGAAGGAAATGTGTTATGTGAGAAACATTGACATGAAATATACACATACAAGAGCATGAGGGTCATTTGGGATTAATGATAATGCAGTGTCATTGTAAGCCTCAGGGATTTAAGCAAGGATGTGTAGAGAGGTTTATGATTCACATAAAGATAAGCAATGTTTTCCTGCCTTGAAACACAAGGTTCAAAAGAGGGCAGTCATCCACCCGGATGTTTAGTATTGTAATGACTTCATATCACACGTCAGAGGGTCTAATTTCTAACGTTCTAATAGGGTCtatgatctaaaaaaaaactctagACTAcccaaaaacattttcaaagggAGCAGATAAATATAGCCATGCAACAAGTCAAGATTGAAGCGTATGCAGCAATGTtccaaattaatattttactgtCAAAATAGCAAGAAAGACCAATTTTGATAGTGATAAGGGCCATTCATTGATATTTGGGGTCTTTTATATTTCCATCAGCGCATAATGGAAAGttagacacacgcacacacgctcacacacacacacacacacacacacacacacacacacaaacaaacacactgcacacgCTGCACACGCTTTATGCTTTGTAGAATAGCATCACAGTAACTGtttgattcaattcaattttttcaTATTCCTGTTGGGACAATGTCTGAATGCAGTGAGGTTTATTTTAGACAACAAACATAAATAGACGATTATTTATACAGCTGACTGCTACAACGTATGATTATATCTTATTTCATAAATATTATGTGCTGTATATTATTATGGGAGGTATTGTGGGcattttttcatgaaaatctgTCAGTTGCAGGGCATTTGTGACAAACCTGCTGTTGGCAGGTTAGTGCAACACTGATTTCCTGCCAATCAATTTTAGCATGTGGTATTTTATGGGCAAATAAGGAGAATTAAAGTTGGTACCAATGTTTTGAACGTAACATTCCCAGTGCATTCTGCattattttccttgtttccC is a window of Pempheris klunzingeri isolate RE-2024b chromosome 1, fPemKlu1.hap1, whole genome shotgun sequence DNA encoding:
- the tjp1a gene encoding tight junction protein ZO-1 isoform X10, with amino-acid sequence MKYQKYITVMQMAMGVTASNKDCLPTKRQLWVTPPDGETSPSGAPGCSDGPIGATGGAGAMAMPATSTLSLPMSQGKPSLRRIKGRIHRSKSLDSIDLLDSNSAAMEETVIWEQHTVTLHRAPGFGFGIAISGGRDNPHFQSGETSIVISDVLKGGPAEGLLQENDRVVMVNAVSMDNVEHAYAVQQLRKSGKNAKITIRRKRKVQIPVSRHGDRETMSEHEEDDSDEDDGYEHHSGGRGGPSAYEGASGGTGSGRRHERERSSSSRRDHSASRERSVSPRSDRRSQASSAPPRPAKVTLVKSRKNEEYGLRLASHIFVKDISPESLAARDGNIQEGDVVLKINGTVTENLSLIDAKKLIERSKGKLKMVVQRDERATLLNIPDLDDSIPSANNSDRDDISEIHSLTSDHSNRSHGRGSRSRSPDRPEPSDHLRHSPRQISNGSHRSRDEDRVSKPGAMSTPVKSSDDGVLSQASDQASSRDDKLLPPLPEPKPVYAQPGQPDVDLPVSPSDAPVPSAAHDDSILRPSMKLVKFKKGESVGLRLAGGNDVGIFVAGVLEDSPAAKEGLEEGDQILRVNNVDFANIIREEAVLFLLDLPRGEEVTILAQKKKDVYRRIVESDVGDSFYIRTHFEYEKESPYGLSFNKGEVFRVVDTLYNGKLGSWLAIRIGKNHQEVERGIIPNKNRAEQLSSVQYTLPKTPGGDRADFWRFRGLRSSKRNLRKSREDLSAQPVQTKFPAYERVVLREAGFLRPVVIFGPIADVGREKLAREEPDIFELAKSEPRDAGTDQKSSGIIRLHTIKQIIDRDKHAVLDITPNAVDRLNYAQWYPIVVFLNPDTKQGVKNMRTRLCPESRKSARKLYERALKLRKNNHHLFTTTINLNNMNDGWFGALKEIIQQQQNQLVWVSEGKADGAAEDDLDIHDDRLSYLSAPGSEYSMYSTDSRHTSDYEDTDTEGGAYTDQELDETLNDDVGPPTEPAITRSSEPVREDPPVIQEPPGYAAYQHTVQPDPLNRIDPAGFKAPVPQQKAEAAAVPSISPQPEPLAETVPPAVDVTVETVGGLSPDEAPAAPHSQPSQSPEAGSLRRPTPELTPQSITPEPLQSGPASSEPKMFLKDPYSTDNTGRIGHSMKPVTYNPQQGYHPEQPYRDYDHPPSRYDVSSSGVSSGGGYAEPKYRNYDSNPPYENSVPHYDQHQWNPYNQPHSTANSQGYDPRLPYGDDPDPQYTPPLRYDEPPPQHGFDGRPRYGKPTPPGPVRYDDPPPPAPGPDLQYDQDSHLSTYPSAARSPDPAAQRPAYNQGPAPQQKSYKPQQYDPIPVNSETSPTPPPKAEAPSPSPPDAPKAVPEKVEDDPAMRPQSVLTRVKMFENKRSVSVDRARDVGDSSGNKAAEIPLKAGGVIPKANSLSNLDQEKTFRTPGPQKPQSKVADDIVRSNHYDPDEDEDYYRKQLSYFDKLQAGPNKPQPQAQITHNYPRSESVEKPSPVEKKYEPVPQVTPSLPPATLPKPAPEAKPPAREDTVQTNFLPHKSFPEKSPVNGTSEQPPKTVASTGPPPASSYNRYTPKPYTTSARPFARMFDSPKFNHNLLPNDKPEIAPKGRSSSPVKPQIPPQPQNTDHDSGLDTFTRTTDHRSKHQHNNINAVPKAIPVSPSALDDDEDEDEGHTVVATARGIFNSNGGVLSSIETGVSIIIPQGAIPEGVEQEIYFKVCRDNSILPPLDKEKGETLLSPLVMCGPHGLKFLKPVELRLPHCASMTPDGDPKSWQNKSLPGDPNYLVGANCVSVLIDHF